CGGTGCCCACGTCGCGAACTGCGGCTATATGACCGCGCCGGACTCGGTCGGCCAAGGCGTCGCGACGGCGATGTGTCAGCACTCTCTGAGACACGCGGCTGCGCGAGGCTTCCGGGCCATGCAGTTCAACTGCGTGGTCAGTACCAACAAACGCGCGGTCAAGCTTTGGCGTCATCTTGGATTCGACGTTGTCGGAACGATTCCGCACGGTTTCGAGCATCCGATTGTGGGATTCGTGGACACCCTGGTAATGCACCGATCGCTCTGACTGGCTATGCGCAGGCACATAGCGGCCGCTTCTGTAACAGGCCCTCCCGAGTCAATCCCTTACGAGCTTAACCCCTCGCCGAGTGCTTGCTTCTGTCCTCAGTCGACACTGAGGTCATGTCGTTGGGCCGGAAGGGCAGCTGTAGATTATATAGGGTGCGTGGGCGGCCGGCTCAGGCAGCGTTGCGCCTCGGAATGCGCGGCAGGAAGACCGTGAGCAGGCCGAGCAGCGGCAGATACGAGCTGATCCGGTAGACGAATTCAATGCCATGACTGTCGGCGAAATCACCGAGGAAGGCAGCACCCAGGCCTCCTGCCCCGAAGGCGAAACCGAAAAACACACCGGCAATCAGGCCGACACGGCCGGGCACCAGTTCCTGCGCAAAGACGACGATCGCCGAGAATGCAGAGGCAAAGACGAGGCCAATGACGACGCTGAGCACGCCGGTCCAGAGGAGGTTTGCATAAGGGAGCAGCAATGCGAAGGGGATGACGCCAAGGATCGAGAACCAGATGACGAAACGAGACCCGAAGCGATCCCCGATCGGGCCGCCAAGGAAGGTGCCGACGGCGACCGAACCGAGGAAGAGGAAGAGCATGAGCTGCGCCTGCTGCACATCGAGCTGGAACCTCTCGATGACGTAGAATGTGAAGTAGCTCGACACGCTCGCCATATAGACGTTCTTCGTTGCCGTCAGCAGGACGAGAATAGTGAGTGCGATGACCACCTTGTTCTGCGGCAAGGGCAGAGTGCGGCTTATGGCGTGCTTCCCGGCATTCTGCCGGCGGTGGCTCATGTACCAGTTGCCGACCCAGCCGAGCACGACAATACCGACCATGGCGATGGCAGAAATCCAGGAGACGCTATGCTGGCCGAACGGCAACACGATGAAGGCCGCAATCAGCGGGCCGATCGCCTGCCCGGCATTGCCGCCGACCTGGAAGAAGGACTGCGCAAAACCGTGACGGCCGCCGGAGGCAAGGCGGGCGACGCGCGAACTTTCCGGATGGAAGACGGCCGAACCGAAACCAATGAGGCTGGCGGCGACCAGCAGCAGCTCGAAACTTCCTGCGTTGCCAAGCAGAATGAGGCCGCAGAAGGTGCTCGCCATGCCGACCGGCAGCGAATAGGGCATCGGCCAGCGGTCGGTGACGATCCCGACCAAGGGCTGCAACAGGGAAGCTGTGACCTGGAACGTCATCGTCAGAAGTCCGATCTGGACGAAATCGAGATCGTAATTCGCCTTGAAGAGCGGATAAAGCGAGGCAAGCAGCGACTGCATGATATCGTTCAGCATATGGCAGAAGCTGACTGCCACGAGGATCGACATTGTCGTCTTCTCGAAACGGGGCGCGGTCTCGCTCAATACGGCCATAGGCATTACTCCCGCGGCTCGCTGCTGATGCCGCTATCACTTTTCATGAAGAAGATTCTAACGAACGGAGCCAAGGCTTTCGGCAACGGCCGCCTGGGGATGCATTTATCGCAACCTAGGCGTCAGTTACAGCCCAGTTTTTGCCAGATCGGTACGCCGGTGCCTTAATTTTTCACTGGAACGCCTTTATTGCTGCGCGAATGGACATGCCACACGAAAGTATCAATTGAATTTTCCTATATGCTCATACACAATCACTTCGCCCGCGATGCTGCCTCGAAAAGGCGCCCCCTCAACACAGTCCATGGAAATAACGAAATGAATGCAAAAGCTCCAAATGCAATCGACATCTATGTGGGCTCGCGCGTGAGGATGCGCAGACTGTTATTGGGGTTTAGCCAGGAGCGGCTGGCAGATCAGATCGGCGTTACCTTTCAGCAGGTGCAGAAATACGAGAAGGGCATGAACCGCATCGGCGCGAGCCGGCTACAGAGGATTGCCGAAGTGCTCGCCGTACCGCCGAGCTTCTTCTTCCAGCAGGATCCTTCTAAGCCGCTGAGCCTCGACGGACTGGAGCTTTCCGGGAATACCGATCCGGTCGGCGAATTCCTGCATTCGAAGGAGGGCCTGGCGCTCAATCGCGCGTTTCTGAAAATTACGGACGCCACCGTGCGCGAAAAGGTGCTTTCGCTGGTCAAGGCGATGGCCCAAGCCGGAGACCGCCAGGATATGGATGCCGGCACCACAAAATCGGAAACGGGTGTTCCGCTGAACGGCTGATGGGAACGCTGCGCAACTCATGAAGTCCTTACCCGGCTTCTGCCGGGGTAAGTGACGGCCGCCCTAAAGGCATCGCCGCTTAAATCAGCTTTTCGAGCGTGATTGGCAGCTCGCGAATGCGCTTGCCGGTCGCGTGGAAGACCGCGTTGGCGATCGCGGGCGCCACCCCGACGATCGGCAATTCGCCGACAGCCTTGCCGCCAAGCACGGACGCATGGTGATCGGGAATGCCGACGGAAATGACCTCAAGATCCGGCACGTCCGAATTGGTGGGCACGAGATAATCCGCCAAGTTGTTGTTGATGACGCGGGCATAGCGTTCATCGACAATACCCTCCTCCATAAGCGCCTGCCCGATACCCATGATGATACCGCCGCGCCATTGGCTTTCGGCGAGCTTCGGGTTGTAGAGCCTGCCTGAATCGAGCGCTGAAACCATGCGCGACACGCGAACGGTGCCGAGATCCTCATCGACGCGGACTTCGACGAAATGCGCACACCAGCTGTGAAGCGAATAGCCGCCTTCGGTAGGCGCTTTCATCGTCATCATCGTCGTGAAGTTGTCGTAGCGATCTTCTCCCTCCCGCTTGTCTTCCGGCAGCGTATCGCGGAGCGTCTCGACCTTTTCGCGGCCAATTTGCCGCATGAAATCTATGATCGCAACGCCATCACCTTCTCTCGGCGGCAAGATCCGCCCTTCGGAGATCGTCAGCGTATTTGCCTGCGCATCCCGGAACGGCGAGTTCGGGTCATTGAGGGCAAGCCCGATCAACTCGTCGCGCGCGGCAAGGGCGGCCTTATGAACGGCACCTGTCATCAGGTTCGCGAGCTGCGAGCCGCCGGCGACGGGCGCACGCGGCAAGGCCGAGTCGCCGAGATTGACGCGGACCTGCTCGACCGGGATGCCGAGGACTTCGGCGGCCGTCTGAGCCAGGATTGTATAGGTTCCCTGGCCCATGTCGATGCCACTGCTTGCAACCTCGGCTGTACCATCGGCAAGGATTCGGACAAGCGCCTCGCCGGGCGTGCGGCGCACCGGATAGGTGCCGGCTGCCACGCCCCAGCCGATCAGCTGCTTGCCGTCCCGCATGGAACGAGGCTCAGGCGAGCGTTTCGGCCAGCCAAAGGCATCCCCACCTGCGGCAAAAGCCTCGCGCAGTTGTCTCGTCGACCATGGGATCTTGGCATGCGGGTCGCGCTCG
This Rhizobium sullae DNA region includes the following protein-coding sequences:
- a CDS encoding MFS transporter, with the protein product MAVLSETAPRFEKTTMSILVAVSFCHMLNDIMQSLLASLYPLFKANYDLDFVQIGLLTMTFQVTASLLQPLVGIVTDRWPMPYSLPVGMASTFCGLILLGNAGSFELLLVAASLIGFGSAVFHPESSRVARLASGGRHGFAQSFFQVGGNAGQAIGPLIAAFIVLPFGQHSVSWISAIAMVGIVVLGWVGNWYMSHRRQNAGKHAISRTLPLPQNKVVIALTILVLLTATKNVYMASVSSYFTFYVIERFQLDVQQAQLMLFLFLGSVAVGTFLGGPIGDRFGSRFVIWFSILGVIPFALLLPYANLLWTGVLSVVIGLVFASAFSAIVVFAQELVPGRVGLIAGVFFGFAFGAGGLGAAFLGDFADSHGIEFVYRISSYLPLLGLLTVFLPRIPRRNAA
- a CDS encoding GNAT family N-acetyltransferase, translating into MTIRTATFADADAIWSIVEPILRAGETYALPRDWSRSDALSYWFSPDYEVFVAETDELVIGTYYLHANHRGGGAHVANCGYMTAPDSVGQGVATAMCQHSLRHAAARGFRAMQFNCVVSTNKRAVKLWRHLGFDVVGTIPHGFEHPIVGFVDTLVMHRSL
- a CDS encoding helix-turn-helix domain-containing protein — translated: MNAKAPNAIDIYVGSRVRMRRLLLGFSQERLADQIGVTFQQVQKYEKGMNRIGASRLQRIAEVLAVPPSFFFQQDPSKPLSLDGLELSGNTDPVGEFLHSKEGLALNRAFLKITDATVREKVLSLVKAMAQAGDRQDMDAGTTKSETGVPLNG